AGGGCCACTAGTCCCAGAGTTGCTTCAACCTCTGTGTGTGACCGTGGACAACCCCCACCCTCCACATGGGCCTTCCCATTCTCTCTTGAGTTGTGAGAGGTTGGACAGTGTGATCCCTAAGTAGTcttttgtactttatttttatttattagtatttgtgtgtttgtgcatgcatatatgtgtatgtgaatgcacacatgtaaatgctcacacacatatacacgtgtgCCACGGTGCATAATAAAAACCAGAGGGTGATTTTGTGAAGTCAGTTTTTCACAAAAGGGACAGTGGGCAACTCCACTGTCATTCATAACACCTTGTTTGTCTTCCCTGTAGACTCCAAATTAAACATAGTTTTCTCAGCAGCCCTGCTGGTATGTCACTCAGCTAGAAGAAAGTCGACAGGAAGCCTCTTCAAAATGTTTGAgagacactggctgctcttctgaggaCCTAGATTCaactccagcacccatgtggtagcGTACAACTATCTAACTCCTGCCCCTTCTTCCGATCTCCACGTGTATGACACAGGTGATTCACAGACttacatgtaggcagaacacccacccataaaataaaaataaataaaaatctcaattcaaaaaaaaaaaaaagaggtttaagAGTCGTTTaagaaaaaggctttttgtttctcccTGTTCTGGTCTTGAGTACACTGTGATAGCAGGGGTCATCATGAGCAGGTTTATGCAGTCCTGGGAGTTAAACCCAGGGACTGTGAATCCTAGGCAAGTGTTCTCTCTACCAATTCagcccaaccccacccccatgccccaTTTGCATCCTCCCTGCAGATAAGGAGGAACCCGAGCACATCACATGTCCATACTTGTTCTCCTCTCTGTCCAGCAGGGCGTGGTAGGATGCCACATCCTTCTGTAGCTGGCTCTTGCACGCCAGCAGGTGTGCccgctcctgctgctgctgttctgtcTCTGAGCGGATCTCTGCCAGCTCTGCCTCCAGCCTGCCCACCACGGCACCCAGGTTCTGCAGTTCCATGTCATGCCAGTGCTGGGCGTCGTGCAAGCTGTTTTCCAGGCCTCGTTTCTACAAAAGAGTGAAGGTTATCGGCTTGGGCGGTCCAGGTAGGAAATGTGTGACCGACCTGTTCTACCCATTTTTCTGATGTTGTCAACCCCGTAGAATGATAGAGATCGGTCTCCGTGGCCCTGGGGGAGAGCCAGAAGGCCCCACTCTGCTTCACGGACCTTTTGCAACGGGCAAGAGAGAATGGCCAGGGGGGAGCTGAAATGCATGTGTCTGTCCGTTACCTCTCAGTGTTTTTCTGTGCTGTTTAATAATACATCTTTGTTAGGTCCCGTCCTATTGCTCCTTGGTGAGTTTCAACTGCCTCACAGGGAGCTAGAGACCCTACAGCAGGGATTCCGGGTCTGTGTGGCTGATGGCTACCTCCCTCAGGTTGCTAGCTTTCGGATCATGACTCCTGCATTGGTACCTCCGGCGCAGATGTCTACGTTGGCTATGGGTGCTTCGGCTGGGGAAGCTGGGAGAAGATGCACCCCAGACTTCCCTTTCTGTCATCGCGGCCATGGATGGATAGAGTCCCGGCTTTTACACCTCCTGTGAAGCTTTCACACCCACACTGCCTTTTCTCCCCCAACACTGTGGCCTGGGATTGGATGTTTATCACCCAAGGTCAGCTCAGCGGTGTCTTTGTGCAACACCCTGCTTTTAGTTTCTGCCTTCCTACATTCTCCACACAGCTCCTACAGTGCCTTAGCAAAATACACATCTGGGTTTTTATCTCCTCTGCTTAGTTATCACCCCAGTGGCTCCCAAGGGGCCCTAGAATGGTTGCCATTGCTGGCTCTGACTTTCCATTTCATTTCCTACTCTATATTAGTGTCAACATTTCTGGTCTTGGAAGCTTATGGggttcatattgtttttttttttttcctcttcttcctccttctcctccccttcttctttttcagacagggtctcactgtatagctctggccacttactctgtagaccagactggcttcgaactcacagagctccctctgcctgccaagctgctgggatgaaaggtgcgTGCCATTATATAAAGCTGCATATCGTTTCTTACACCTGCActgtccctctctgcctctccagtattCCAATTCCATTCCTTCCTAGTCACCCCCAAGCTCAGGTTCAGGGGTCACTTTCTCTAGGAAGCCTTCCTCGATGCCCCTCAGTTGGGCTAGGAGCTCCCCTGTTTCCATGGCTCCAAGCATGCGCATGTCCTTGAACTTACCACAGGGATGTGCCTTTCTCACAAAATGGCGGGACTTAGCAGAAAACTGGTCTCTGTACCCTCAGTGCCAGGAAAGGGCCTGTGCAGGCCAGGTGTTTGGGACATATGTGTCACCTGGATGAAGGCACCTGCTCTGTGGTTATGTTTATTGCCCTGCTGCTCTCTCTTCCCATCAGACTAAGGACCTGTCTCTTCTCATCTTTCTGTGTCCGGTGCCCTGAAAGTTAGCACAGGCTGGTCAGAAACTAAGCATCAGTGTGCCCATATTTAATAGCTCCAAGTAGAGTGACCTTATATTTTAGTATCTGGCTTTgaagagacttttttttcttaattttttttcttatttgttttatgtgtatgtgtatactaaGTGTATGTCTGTCACATGTGTGCAgaagcccacagaggtcagaagaggcattggaacccctggaactgaagtcacagacgttgtgagctgccatgtgggtgctagaaacagaatctgggtcctctgtaagagcagtaagtacacttaactgctgagtcatctcttcagccaaaattgtgtttttatttatttatttatttaggtttttccagacagggtttctctgtatagctctggctgtcctggaactcactttgtagaccaggctggcctcaaactcagaaatctgcctgcctctgcctcccgtgagctgggattaaaagtgtgcgccaccatacccagcgtattatttttaattttgtaaattcatGTGTGTCTGAATGAGGGTGTGAACACATGAGTGTgggtgcctatggaggtcagatgaGCCCATGGAGCCAGAGGAATAGGTGGGTGTGAGTCACCTGACATGGGTTTTAGGAACTGAATGTGGGCCTTCTGCAAGGCTAGCacatgctcttaaatgctgagccatctctgcagcctcagtACCTACCctaccatttttttgttttttaaagatagagtCTCACACTAtaagctttggctgtcctggaacacactatgtagaccaggctggtcttgaactcacagagatctgccagcctctgcctcccaagtgctgagattaagggtaTGTGCTACACTGGCTAtgtaacacataaaaacaaatttttttttctaagttggaTTCAATCAAATCTTGATGAATTAAATTCCTGTACCCAATCCTCCAgggcatgtttttaaaaatagacttcTAACTGCTATAGCAGAAATAGATTCTTGTTGGTGGTGCTGTTAGGCAAAGTTATCATATTAGCTAAATCTTGTAAGTGTTCATGAGTGTGGGGTCTgtatgccagtgtgtgtgtgtgtgtgtgtgtgtgtgtgtacatcagaggacaacctcagacaCTATTCCttagtgtttatttctttttgaggcaggatctttctCTGGCTTATCCTTTTCAGTGCTGggcacaccaccatgcccagctttcctGCCCCCCCCTCAATATACAGGTTTAGGTGATGGAATTCAGGACAAGCTCTTCCCTGCCTGAGTTCTCTCCCCAGCCCGTGGGTGTTCTTAACTCCACAGGACATGTGAACTCTGAGTTAGATAGCCGGTCTAGTGCCTTTTAGGAAGCAGTGTGAGATACTATGTACTAAGCGTAGAGCAGCCTCTGGCCTTAGTTGCTGTTTAGCTTGTGAGATCTGAGAGCCCTTTACAGCAGTGGGCATGCAGAAATGGCCTAGACTTGGAGAATCATTTGTTCTCATGGCCTTgggtttgttctctctctctctcattttatgtaggaaatagatttttgttttgaacAGACTTCTAAACCTATGTCCTCTTTGTGAGTTGTTGACACTGAATCTGTAATGGCTGTGGTTTAGAGAAACACATCACTGGAACATGCTTGGGCTGTCCGGCTATAGTTTTTGTCCCATGTTTTAGGGAAGTTCCCTATGTGGCCTGAGGGGTTTCCTTGATGATTTGGGGTATTGTCAAGGGGTACACTAATAGAAATCTCAGATCCCACTCTTGTTTTGGGGGGGtattagagacaaggtttctctgttgtagccctggctgtcctggaactcactctgtagaccaggctggcctcgaactcagaaatccgcctgcctctgccttccgagtgctgggattaaaggagagtgGGAtctctgagctgggcagtggtggcacatgccttacaAGAGTGATGGGCACCATGTACCCATGCGTGCACAGGTTGTTCTGACTCAGGATAGCTGGATAAGctatctcctccccatcccccactattCTCAGTCTGTGTTCCTCACCTTGGCTGTAAGACATAATAGTGGGAACTTTGATCCACCGGAACCCACAGGGGACAGAGCTAGCCCATCTTGGGCAGCATGTGAGTTCCTTTTTCCATTTGTCCCAACAGAAGCATGGGGCTGAAGTGAGGTGACAGGGTGGCTGTTGCTGCCAAGTAGGGGTTCTTGGGTTGGTGGTTATAGTTTTGCCTAATACATTATACTAGGTGCCATTTGTTGACTGCTTGCCTGTGTTGGGCACAGTGTAAAAAGCTTGACATACATTATCTAATTAGTCACCCCAGTGACTGTCTGAGGTCAGGTCTATTCTGATCGTAGGACAGATCACATTTCCAAAGGCAGCTGCAACAATTGTCACCGTCCTGCATGGGCCTTCTCAAGGTGACCTTGCCAAGAATCCAGGCTCATTAGATCTCTCGTGATTGCTTTGACCAGTAGAATAAGAGGTACATGATACGCAGAAACTCCAAAGCTAGGAGGTCAGAGATCTGATCAATTTATGCTCACTGTATAAGGGAAACAAGGTACCTTATCAGAAGTCCTGCTGTAGCTATGAGACCACCATAATTCAAGGATCTCCAAGCTAGCTACCTATATGGAGAGGTCTCAGAGAGCAGGACATAGAGTCACGATTGAGGAATCTCACACGTGAGCTGAAGAAGCCACGGTGGGTGTCCCAAGCCCAGCAGACACCTCGAGGGATAGGGAAGAGCTGTCCCTGCTGACCTCTTCCTAAATCACAGGACGATAGAGCACATGATTCACTGACGTCGTAAGCCACAAAGACAGCAGGTACATagaacaactaaaatagatcCTTACTAGACAGAGGTGAAAATAGAAACTTAGAAGGTCATATGACCAGTGAGGACAGGAGCCCGGGGTTCAAGATCACAAGTCTAAGCACTCGTCCCAAATTCACAGGACTTCCCTGTCTAGGAGAAGAGTAAAGACAGAGGTAGACTTCCTGGTGGGTGGAGACTACCCCAACTAGACCCTACCCCAACTCTGCCCTTCTCTATACCCACCAAAAAATAAACATACGGACTCCTATAGTGGAGCTAGTCTCCCCCTTGTCACTCCCTCACATGCTGAGCCTTGTGATTCTTAAGGTGGCATCAGTTCCTCTATAGAAGTCACTGAATTCCCTAGGAGTATTATTCCCTGGTGTGTCTTATGTCCCCAAAGCACTGGGTATAGCTCCTGGAACATGGTGAGTTCTTATATATAGATATAAGATATATCAATATAGATACATTGATATAGATGTAAAAACATACTAACATACACATATGGTCCAACAATGCTCTTTGGTTAGAATGATGGGGGAGATGCCATGCTACCGTAACAGAGCTTCAGTCCAATCCAGACCAGAAGGTGGAGCTTAATTTAGTCATCTTAGGAGCTGTGTGAGGTTGAGTCCAGGATGCCT
This portion of the Mus musculus strain C57BL/6J chromosome 9, GRCm38.p6 C57BL/6J genome encodes:
- the Bfsp2 gene encoding phakinin isoform X2, producing MGTGLDDVLETIRVQWERDVEKNRAEAGALLQAKQQTEVVHVSQTQEEKLAAALSVELHDTSRQVQSLQAETESLRALKRGLENSLHDAQHWHDMELQNLGAVVGRLEAELAEIRSETEQQQQERAHLLACKSQLQKDVASYHALLDREENKYGHVMCSGSSLSAGRMQMGHGGGVGLNW